The Plasmodium berghei ANKA genome assembly, chromosome: 12 region AATACGGCTTCATATATAGTCaatatctatattaatatatacaacatagacattttttttaataatattaaataagcATGAACActcaattatatatattataacttatgaaaaaatgttatgTGACacttttcatattaatgGAAGAACCCCTTTGGGGTGCATGTTTGAACCTCATCTCGATATTAAGCATACggatataatatatatatgtttaattaGTGTTCAAATTATGCAAAATTAAATGCAATGTAATACTTAACCCTAACCCGAATATGGGATCCGCAAACATAACCCTGACCCACAAcataaaaactatataaaaattatggtAAAAAATTACTTCGAAATAGACAATTTCTTAACATATATCaatcattattaatattctTGAACGTGTCACTATTTTCGAAtcttatattaattattcattttcttctttattttttagctTTTCTCTTAAATGTTGTTTTCGAGATCGTTTTCGAGacttaaataatgaatactaatataaaaattaaaaaaaatgtataatttacttatattcataaattacttgttgaatatattttaattggcttattatttaccttATATCCAAttcctaaaaaaaatgctatTGCACCAAATATCGATAAAACTGGAATTAATTTGTTTCCTATCGACGAACTTAATAATGCAACTTCAGATGTTTGTGCGGAATTTTGCACAGTTTGTTCAGAAGTTTGTTTAGTAATTTTTGCAGTATTTGTTGATGTGTTTATCTCTGGAAAAGATGCAATATTgctacatttattttttaaattattataatcagTTGATAATGtagataatattttattgtagGAAGTGCCTTCAGTATTACTAGAATCTCCATTTagttctttatatttttcaacaAATTGATTAGCTTTTTCCGAACATTTTGTGCAATTTGACGTGCTTTCATCAAATGCAGTATACATTTCACATAATGTTTTAAATGcatcataaaatttagatatatctttaatatccattttcatcatatttgttttatctATAAGATCcttataatttgtatacTCCGTAACACCTGTTATGGAATTTTTATACTTATCACCaccatttatatatgttgtATAAAAATGCTGTAGATGGCTCATGGAGCTACTAGTATTTTCCTTTAGGGTTAACATATAACTTAACCATATTATAATGTATTCAACAATATTGATGTTACTATTTGCAACAGATTGAAACAAATCAGAATTCTTATAAAATGCATCAAGCAAATATAAACATCCAGCATTAACTTTTTCGAGATCAGTATCACAACTGTCATTATTACAATACTGTTTGAAATGTTGATCATCTTCAATTTTATACTGTCCATTAATCAATTTATCGGGAAATTTCGTCATTAGATAAATGAAGTTCCTACactaaaaaaacatttaaaaataattaataaaaacatgtattattgaaaattttattaaaataaagtttaatgatatatataatacaatatcaaaaaatgtaaatgaaattattattattaaaaaatccATATACTATTTCGGCATCCATCATAattgaattttatttttgatttgTAAATTGAGTAAAATCAtggtatttttatatacactGCCCCCAATATGTGGCGCAAATACTTTAACCCTATAAATATCAATTGTCTGtagttaaatatattatatgtttttcgataattaaattattatacataataaaattattagtaAAGAAACGTTCTATTTATGCTTATCATAATTAGCTAAATTACCTTAAATAGAGGGTTGCttaatacattttaattaaatatatataatgaattttaCACAAAGCATGATATTCTTACTAACATTTGGTATaactttattataaaaatatatatacttttataaagaatttaatgtatatttccatgtatttatgtttgaacatagaaaatgaatatatctatatctTATGATTTAATGATTGCCCTTCTAAAACTTAAATACTGTATAtatctaaaaaataaaaagttatattattactataatcttaaaagtatataaatagtcatttttttaaatatattaaatacttatatatatgtttcttataatatataatattgttatttctaaaattataacatttattaaataagttgaattttcccttttttaattgcatatacataattttaatattgtttttatttaatataaataagttCATAATCCATCTTAATGAGTCTaataactttatttttattcctaTATAATTCAATTTAGAAATATACCTTATTGagtaattttataatatattttgcacATCTTTTCCATTGTTTAAAACAACAATTAGCACCGAGCCCGTAATTATTAAgatatttatgtttaaaTAAGCCTTTAAATgcatattgtttttaaaatcatacttagtaaatattaaatatataacacataaataagtattgatgaaaattttaaagtatAATAGAAAACTATGCGTAATTAGGTTGGCATATTGCACTTTGAGAGGAGAGATAAGGgaattatgttttttaagACAAGAATGTAGCCATATCAAATTTACTTATTCTATATAGTttaattatgttttatattttctaccattaaaattttcaattcATGCATACATTAAAAATGCcttataattattacttTTCTAAAGAtgtaatttgtttttatattttataataaactatacttatttttatgatgaaaaactatatttttaagactatagaattattaatattattttcttggtagtgttaattttaatattatcgCATTAAAGCTTActtaaataaatgttataatatttcatttaatcTTGTATACATACAATTTTAATCTTATCATGcctttaataatatatgtgatgaatttatattcatgTAATGTATCAACTAGaaacattatatttattcgtATTTAATACGTTTATCTATTGTTACTGCTATATCACTGTATAGTACGACGGAATAATTTGTGCgcttaataaaaatactttaaatcaatgtataatatttcctTGTTTCAtagtttttaaattaagTATTTTAGAACATATTATTTAGcaataacaatatatttgtgattttatatatatataataacctaataaaaatattattaattcaaattaaattaattattacatacttttgttatatactttgcattaatatataattgtatatatttcacAAAATTAACATATTTCAGGTTTTAGTCATTgatacaatattatatatattagtacAATAAcgttaattttatataccaAATTCTTTATAAGTATTATAACAAACTAtaacattaaattttattaatatacttatatttttcttttaactattttaaaaataatttatttgtgcCTCAAatctttaaaatttaaaaatcaATAGTGATTAATCTAATACTATACCTTTatagtaaataaattaatgtGTATAGAACTATCTCTATTATTGAATTTAAAACTTTAGCATAAAATGaaactatatataatcgaaaaataaaaggatAGTATGCCTATATCTATAATGTAATTTACtattaatatgtatatttttattgtgtTACTAAAAATGCTAGATacataaaacatattttatagataTCGTTGTATTGTCGATTTTAGATCGATATACCATgcatctatattttatgactACCAATTCTATATTGGTAATATCTTTaattaacaataaaaatattcccATTAACCTGAAGCTATATTATAATGTAGATGATTATTCAAAACGAATcgaattataatttataccATGATATATGAAATTACTATATAGTTCAGTTTGAtaacattatttaaattaaatgaatatgatACAAATGATAAGttttactaaataaaaGATTTCACCAAATAAAGAAATCCATTGTACATTATGATGTGGAAAATTCAATATAACTATGGATCAAGTCTTATATAATAGATAATAAGGGTTCTTATATATAGTTAGCCAAAAATTagcaataaaatatataattcgaagttataatattgccacatttaatatatacgAACGAATTAGATATAAGTATTATAACATATGGAAAATATGGTATGCAGTCCCTTTCATATTAACGCCTATGTCCCTTTGGGGGTGCATATTTAGACTTCAACTCGAGATTAAACATACGGAAAtggtaaatatatatgttcaACATTTACAAaccaataaatattatcaaattataaaaaattaaattacaATATCCCCGAGCCTTAACTCAAAACGAAGATTCAGTGAACAAAACTATAACCCATAATACATAACCTTGATCCATCAAATATGAACACCTCTTCAACaagaatattataattaaaaaataaa contains the following coding sequences:
- a CDS encoding BIR protein — encoded protein: MMDAEICRNFIYLMTKFPDKLINGQYKIEDDQHFKQYCNNDSCDTDLEKVNAGCLYLLDAFYKNSDLFQSVANSNINIVEYIIIWLSYMLTLKENTSSSMSHLQHFYTTYINGGDKYKNSITGVTEYTNYKDLIDKTNMMKMDIKDISKFYDAFKTLCEMYTAFDESTSNCTKCSEKANQFVEKYKELNGDSSNTEGTSYNKILSTLSTDYNNLKNKCSNIASFPEINTSTNTAKITKQTSEQTVQNSAQTSEVALLSSSIGNKLIPVLSIFGAIAFFLGIGYKYSLFKSRKRSRKQHLREKLKNKEENE